In Polaromonas sp. JS666, one genomic interval encodes:
- a CDS encoding IclR family transcriptional regulator, with translation MPPQRAGIQSVEVGFSLLGVLAAAPGPLMLRDLAAAAGMSAAKAHRYLVSFQRLGLVTQDAGSTRYDLGPAALKLGLASLSRLDSVKLARQRLQPLMEHIGQTLALAVWGNQGPTIVHWEESPQAVTVNLRLGDVMPLLSSATGLCFAAFMLNQHASQNRLAALLKDELARTQKLGRKDLPTSMAKATALLDEVRQRGLARVVDTLLPGVAGFCAPVFDADGHLALGMVALGSLATFDPAWDGAVARPLAAAARQLSSDLGFTGA, from the coding sequence CTGCCGCCCCAGCGCGCGGGCATTCAGTCGGTGGAAGTTGGGTTCAGCCTGCTGGGGGTGCTGGCCGCAGCACCCGGCCCGCTGATGCTGCGCGACCTGGCGGCGGCGGCGGGCATGAGCGCGGCCAAAGCGCACCGCTATCTGGTGAGCTTCCAGCGCCTCGGGCTGGTCACGCAGGATGCCGGCTCCACGCGCTACGACCTGGGGCCAGCCGCGCTCAAGTTAGGGCTCGCTTCCCTTTCCCGGCTTGACAGCGTGAAGCTGGCACGCCAACGCCTGCAGCCGCTGATGGAGCACATTGGCCAGACCCTGGCACTGGCGGTCTGGGGCAATCAGGGCCCGACCATCGTTCACTGGGAGGAGTCGCCCCAGGCCGTCACCGTCAACCTGCGCCTGGGCGACGTGATGCCGCTGCTGTCATCGGCCACGGGCCTGTGCTTTGCGGCCTTCATGCTGAACCAGCATGCGTCGCAAAACCGGCTGGCCGCCTTGCTCAAGGACGAACTGGCACGCACCCAGAAGCTGGGGCGCAAGGATCTGCCCACCAGCATGGCCAAAGCGACCGCGCTGCTGGACGAGGTGCGCCAGCGCGGCCTGGCACGCGTCGTGGACACCCTGCTGCCCGGCGTGGCCGGTTTCTGTGCGCCGGTGTTTGATGCCGACGGCCATCTGGCGCTGGGCATGGTGGCGCTGGGCTCGCTGGCCACGTTTGATCCGGCCTGGGACGGTGCGGTGGCCCGACCACTGGCGGCAGCCGCCCGGCAACTTTCCAGCGATCTGGGGTTCACAGGGGCATGA
- a CDS encoding fumarylacetoacetate hydrolase family protein, whose translation MKLATYKDGSRDGQLVVVSRDLATAHYATGIASKLQQVLDDWNFLSPQLQDLYETLNNGKARHAFPFEPAQCMAPLPRAYQWADGSAFINHVELVRKARNAEVPASFYTDPLMYQGGSDDFAGPCDNVVVASEEFGIDFEAEVAVITADVPMGATPEQALEGIRLVMLANDVSLRNLIPDELAKGFGFFQSKPATAFSPVAVTLDELVFNGENAWDKGRLHMTLQSTWNGRKVGMCEAGPEMTFHFGQLIAHICKTRNVRAGSIVGSGTVSNKDWSHGYSCIAEKRAIETIEDGKPKTPFMKFGDTIRIEVKGKDGLSVFGAIEQKVAPLR comes from the coding sequence ATGAAACTCGCCACTTACAAAGACGGTTCCCGCGACGGCCAGCTCGTTGTGGTGTCGCGCGATCTTGCCACCGCCCATTATGCGACGGGCATTGCCAGCAAACTGCAGCAGGTGCTGGACGACTGGAACTTCCTGTCGCCCCAGCTGCAGGACCTTTACGAAACACTCAACAACGGCAAGGCGCGCCACGCCTTCCCGTTTGAGCCGGCGCAATGCATGGCGCCGCTGCCGCGCGCCTACCAATGGGCCGACGGCTCGGCCTTCATCAACCATGTGGAGCTGGTGCGCAAGGCCCGCAATGCGGAAGTGCCTGCCTCCTTCTACACCGACCCGCTGATGTACCAGGGTGGCAGCGACGACTTCGCCGGCCCCTGTGACAACGTGGTGGTTGCCAGCGAAGAGTTCGGCATCGACTTTGAAGCCGAGGTCGCCGTGATCACGGCCGACGTGCCCATGGGCGCCACGCCCGAGCAGGCGCTCGAAGGCATACGCCTCGTGATGCTGGCCAACGACGTGTCGCTGCGCAACCTCATACCCGACGAGTTGGCCAAAGGCTTCGGCTTTTTCCAGAGCAAGCCGGCCACGGCCTTCAGCCCGGTCGCGGTGACGCTGGATGAACTGGTGTTCAACGGAGAAAATGCCTGGGACAAGGGCCGCCTGCACATGACGCTGCAAAGCACCTGGAACGGCCGCAAGGTCGGCATGTGCGAGGCCGGACCCGAGATGACCTTTCACTTCGGGCAGCTGATTGCCCACATCTGCAAAACCCGCAATGTGCGCGCCGGCAGCATTGTGGGTTCGGGTACCGTGAGCAACAAGGACTGGAGCCATGGCTACAGCTGCATTGCCGAAAAGCGTGCGATTGAAACCATCGAGGACGGCAAGCCCAAAACGCCGTTCATGAAGTTTGGCGACACCATCCGCATCGAGGTCAAGGGCAAGGATGGGCTGTCGGTGTTTGGTGCGATTGAGCAGAAGGTTGCGCCGCTGCGTTAA
- a CDS encoding MarC family protein — protein sequence MAYTFASATVLLLLITDPLGNIPIFVNALRGVAPERRMRVVLREVLIAFLLLLAFMFVGDGFLRLMNLSDLSLQIAGAVVMFLIALRMIFPSAQPEAAPLQGEPLIVPLAIPGLAGPSALATVMLLVSQAPARRLEWIAALSVTMVVCAVVLVLSERIQRIAGDRVMMAFERLMGLILVAISVEMLLRGLKLFVAQLGQP from the coding sequence ATGGCCTATACCTTTGCTTCAGCCACCGTCTTGCTGCTGCTGATCACGGATCCGCTGGGCAACATTCCCATCTTTGTCAACGCCCTGCGCGGCGTGGCCCCCGAGCGCCGCATGCGCGTCGTCCTGCGGGAGGTGCTGATTGCCTTCCTGCTGCTGCTGGCCTTCATGTTTGTCGGCGACGGCTTTCTGCGCCTGATGAACCTGAGCGACCTGTCGCTGCAAATCGCCGGCGCCGTGGTGATGTTCCTGATCGCGCTGCGCATGATTTTCCCCTCGGCCCAGCCGGAGGCCGCGCCCCTGCAGGGTGAGCCGCTGATCGTGCCGTTGGCCATCCCCGGGCTGGCCGGCCCCTCGGCGCTGGCCACGGTGATGCTGCTGGTCTCGCAGGCGCCGGCGCGGCGGCTGGAATGGATTGCCGCGCTGAGCGTGACCATGGTGGTCTGCGCGGTGGTGCTGGTACTGTCCGAGCGGATTCAGCGCATCGCGGGCGACCGCGTCATGATGGCCTTTGAACGGCTGATGGGCCTGATCCTGGTGGCCATCTCGGTGGAAATGCTGCTGCGCGGCCTGAAACTCTTTGTGGCGCAGCTCGGCCAGCCGTAA
- a CDS encoding VOC family protein, with protein sequence MKSLFHFAFNVRDLDLARSFYGGVLGCTEGRSTDTWVDFDFFGHQISLHLGEPFKTERTGHVGDKLVPMPHFGLVLALPDWQALAQRLQAAHTEFVLAPQVRFEGEPGEQWTMFFCDPFGNPIEIKGFRSLEALYAS encoded by the coding sequence ATGAAAAGCCTGTTTCACTTTGCCTTCAATGTCAGGGACCTGGACCTCGCACGCAGCTTTTATGGTGGCGTCCTGGGGTGCACCGAGGGCCGCTCTACCGACACCTGGGTCGACTTCGACTTTTTTGGCCACCAGATTTCGCTGCACCTGGGCGAGCCGTTCAAAACAGAGCGCACCGGCCATGTGGGCGACAAGCTGGTGCCCATGCCCCACTTCGGACTGGTGCTGGCCCTGCCGGACTGGCAGGCCCTGGCCCAGCGCCTGCAGGCGGCCCACACCGAATTCGTGCTGGCGCCACAGGTGCGCTTTGAGGGCGAGCCCGGCGAGCAATGGACGATGTTTTTTTGCGATCCGTTTGGCAACCCCATCGAGATCAAGGGCTTCCGCTCGCTGGAGGCGCTTTACGCCAGCTGA
- a CDS encoding PhaM family polyhydroxyalkanoate granule multifunctional regulatory protein, whose amino-acid sequence MSDADNNSFAGFGKLVPGFDFLQNLAKQAADSASQSIPQLPKLGSWVAPTLNVEELDKRIDELKAVQFWLDQNATALKATIQALEVQKMTLATLRGMNFNMGDMANAFKLKVADGVADKAKTFSGLEIPPSAFNGHQANAQASEDTAEKARAKAKAKAKVAAAKSSDATAAAGGVVDPMQWWGALTQQFQTIAADAMKDVARKTAVDTTKNMAAGLAKDAVKTATDMATGLAKGMAESAGKTVAGGARAAMNTALRSAQDWPTPASMASSAAQSPSGPKAKTPARKTARSTVRKTTP is encoded by the coding sequence ATGAGTGACGCAGACAACAATTCTTTTGCCGGCTTCGGCAAGCTTGTGCCCGGTTTTGACTTCCTGCAAAACCTGGCGAAACAGGCGGCGGACAGTGCGTCGCAAAGCATTCCGCAGTTGCCCAAGCTGGGGAGTTGGGTCGCACCCACGCTCAATGTCGAAGAGCTGGACAAGCGCATCGACGAGCTCAAGGCCGTGCAGTTCTGGCTCGACCAGAATGCCACCGCACTCAAGGCCACCATCCAGGCGCTGGAAGTGCAGAAGATGACCCTGGCGACGCTCCGGGGCATGAACTTCAACATGGGCGACATGGCCAACGCCTTCAAGCTCAAGGTAGCCGACGGTGTGGCCGACAAGGCCAAGACTTTTTCCGGGCTGGAGATTCCGCCTTCGGCTTTTAACGGCCATCAGGCGAATGCACAAGCCAGCGAAGACACGGCGGAAAAAGCCAGGGCCAAGGCCAAGGCAAAAGCCAAAGTGGCGGCAGCCAAATCTTCCGATGCGACTGCTGCCGCGGGCGGTGTGGTCGACCCGATGCAGTGGTGGGGCGCCCTGACCCAGCAGTTCCAGACCATTGCAGCGGATGCAATGAAAGATGTCGCCCGAAAGACCGCCGTGGACACCACCAAAAACATGGCCGCCGGGCTGGCCAAGGATGCGGTGAAAACGGCCACCGACATGGCCACGGGTCTGGCCAAAGGCATGGCTGAAAGCGCCGGGAAAACGGTGGCCGGCGGGGCGCGTGCCGCCATGAACACCGCGCTGCGCAGTGCCCAGGACTGGCCTACACCGGCCTCCATGGCGTCGTCGGCTGCGCAATCCCCGTCAGGCCCCAAAGCCAAAACGCCGGCGCGCAAGACCGCGCGCAGTACGGTCCGAAAAACCACACCTTGA